A single genomic interval of Pelagerythrobacter marensis harbors:
- the folE gene encoding GTP cyclohydrolase I FolE — translation MSSLVGPDEDVLHGKPPVPDDVQEAIRTLIRWAGDDPEREGLLDTPSRVARAWKEYCLGYREDPAIHLSRVFEEVGGYNEIVLLKDIPFQSHCEHHMAPIIGKAAIAYLPTDRVVGISKLARVLHGFARRLQVQERLTAEVADCIWEHLQPQGVAVVIEASHSCMTARGVRTPGVTMTTSRMMGTFLDDPRSREEVLKLMGY, via the coding sequence ATGAGCAGTCTGGTCGGGCCGGACGAAGACGTATTGCACGGCAAACCACCCGTGCCCGACGATGTGCAGGAAGCGATCCGCACACTGATCCGCTGGGCGGGCGACGACCCGGAGCGGGAAGGGCTGCTCGACACCCCCAGCCGCGTTGCCCGCGCGTGGAAGGAATATTGCCTCGGCTATCGCGAGGATCCCGCGATCCATCTGAGCCGCGTTTTCGAGGAGGTCGGCGGCTACAACGAAATCGTCCTGCTGAAGGACATTCCCTTCCAGAGCCACTGCGAACACCATATGGCGCCGATCATCGGCAAGGCCGCGATCGCCTATCTGCCGACCGACCGCGTCGTCGGCATTTCCAAGCTCGCTCGCGTGCTCCACGGTTTCGCCCGCCGCCTGCAGGTGCAGGAGCGGCTGACCGCCGAAGTTGCCGACTGCATCTGGGAGCACCTCCAGCCCCAGGGCGTGGCAGTCGTGATCGAAGCGAGCCACAGCTGCATGACCGCACGCGGGGTCCGTACCCCCGGCGTGACGATGACCACCAGCCGCATGATGGGCACGTTCCTCGACGACCCGCGCAGCCGCGAGGAAGTGCTCAAGCTGATGGGCTATTGA
- a CDS encoding phospholipase D-like domain-containing protein: MRTGDAGAAEAEFGDESDEPGVWRYARVDRASVIVDAADYFALMQQAMLKARHRIFLVGWDFDTRIHLALGRRWFHRILRRKYPRRLGSFLMWLARHRQGLEIRVLKWSLGLVQFFTRGYMLVDLARMAAHKGITLKFDTHHPVGCSHHQKIAVLDDKLAVCGGIDMTQDRWDTRDHHEHDRRRRRPHGRRYGPWHDATMMFEGEAARILGVLGRERWERAGGETLDQVPIPEESLWPDGLAVQFENVELGIARTRACYDGMPQVCEIEQLLLAQIRQAKRFIYSENQYFTSRKIAEAIGERLKEDDPPEIVMVQPKTAEGWLEQQAMDYARVRLIECLAELDHKDRFRIYVPHTGETPIYVHAKVTIIDDRILRIGSANFNNRSMGLDSECDVFLDCDRPGNDHAAAGIAALRHSLLAEHCGLAEEEVGRLLADDPSMHRLIARHGQGDGRSLRPYEVPDLSGVEEALADSGILDPENPQDILEPFANGGLFRKGSLLRSAARSVKKA, from the coding sequence GTGAGAACAGGCGACGCCGGGGCCGCGGAGGCCGAGTTCGGCGACGAGTCCGACGAGCCCGGGGTATGGCGATATGCCCGGGTCGATCGGGCCAGCGTGATCGTCGATGCTGCCGATTATTTCGCGCTGATGCAGCAGGCGATGCTGAAGGCGCGGCATCGGATATTTCTGGTCGGGTGGGATTTCGACACCCGCATCCACCTGGCACTCGGCCGCAGGTGGTTTCATCGCATCCTGCGGCGAAAATATCCCCGCCGGCTGGGCAGTTTCCTGATGTGGCTGGCGCGCCATCGCCAGGGTCTGGAGATTCGCGTGCTCAAATGGAGCCTGGGCCTCGTCCAGTTCTTCACGCGCGGATACATGCTGGTCGATCTGGCGCGCATGGCTGCCCACAAGGGGATCACCCTGAAGTTCGATACCCACCATCCCGTCGGTTGTTCGCATCATCAGAAGATCGCCGTGCTCGACGACAAGCTGGCGGTTTGCGGCGGGATCGACATGACTCAGGACCGGTGGGATACGCGCGACCACCACGAACACGACCGGCGCCGCCGCCGGCCGCATGGCAGGCGTTACGGGCCCTGGCACGATGCCACCATGATGTTCGAGGGGGAGGCGGCCAGGATCCTGGGCGTTCTGGGCCGCGAACGATGGGAACGGGCTGGCGGGGAAACCCTGGACCAGGTTCCGATTCCCGAAGAGAGCCTGTGGCCCGACGGTCTGGCCGTGCAGTTCGAGAACGTCGAACTCGGCATTGCCCGCACGCGCGCCTGCTACGACGGTATGCCGCAGGTTTGCGAGATCGAGCAACTTCTGCTGGCACAGATCCGTCAGGCAAAGCGCTTCATCTACAGCGAGAACCAGTATTTCACCTCGCGCAAGATCGCCGAAGCGATCGGTGAGCGATTGAAGGAGGACGATCCGCCCGAAATCGTGATGGTCCAGCCCAAAACGGCCGAAGGCTGGCTGGAACAGCAGGCGATGGATTACGCGCGGGTGCGACTGATCGAGTGTCTGGCCGAACTCGATCACAAGGACCGTTTTCGCATCTATGTGCCCCATACGGGGGAAACGCCGATCTACGTCCACGCCAAGGTCACGATTATTGACGACCGCATCCTGCGGATCGGGTCGGCCAACTTCAACAACCGTTCGATGGGTCTCGATTCGGAATGCGACGTGTTCTTGGACTGCGATCGACCGGGCAACGACCATGCGGCGGCAGGCATCGCTGCGCTGCGGCATTCCCTGCTGGCCGAACATTGCGGGCTGGCGGAGGAGGAGGTCGGTCGGCTGCTGGCAGACGATCCGTCGATGCATCGCCTGATCGCGCGCCATGGGCAGGGCGACGGGCGATCGCTGCGGCCCTATGAAGTGCCCGATCTCAGCGGAGTCGAGGAAGCGCTCGCCGATTCCGGCATCCTCGACCCGGAAAACCCGCAGGACATCCTCGAGCCGTTTGCCAACGGCGGACTTTTCCGCAAGGGAAGCCTTCTGCGAAGCGCTGCCCGCAGCGTGAAAAAGGCATGA
- a CDS encoding vWA domain-containing protein — protein sequence MFFNFVDELRAAGIPASFKEHLTLLEALDREVIDRTPEAFYYLSRATFVKDEGLLDRFDQVFQKVFKGILTDYGTNPADVPEDWLKAVAEKFLTPEEMEKIKSLGDWDEIMETLKKRLEEQEKRHQGGNKWIGTGGTSPFGNSGYNPEGVRIGGESRHKRAIKVWDKREFRNLDNTKELGTRNIKMALRRLRRFAREGAADELDLDATIEGTAKQGWLDIHMRPERHNAVKLLLFLDVGGSMDPFIKLCEELFSAATSEFKNLEFFYFHNCLYEGVWKDNRRRWQERTKTWDVLHKYGHDYKVIFVGDAAMSPYEITHPGGSVEHMNEEAGATWMQRVTNTYPATVWLNPVPEKQWSYSQSTKLIRQLVNDRMYPLTLDGLDDAMRELSRKQG from the coding sequence ATGTTCTTCAATTTCGTCGACGAACTGCGTGCTGCGGGGATTCCCGCCAGTTTCAAGGAGCACCTGACTCTGCTCGAAGCGCTCGATCGCGAGGTGATCGACCGGACGCCCGAAGCCTTCTACTACCTTTCCCGCGCCACCTTCGTGAAGGACGAAGGGCTGCTGGACCGCTTCGACCAGGTTTTTCAGAAGGTTTTCAAGGGAATCCTGACCGACTATGGCACCAATCCGGCGGACGTTCCCGAAGACTGGCTGAAAGCGGTCGCGGAGAAATTCCTGACTCCCGAGGAGATGGAGAAGATCAAGTCTCTGGGCGACTGGGACGAGATCATGGAGACGCTGAAGAAGCGGCTCGAGGAACAGGAAAAGCGCCATCAGGGCGGTAACAAGTGGATCGGCACCGGGGGCACGTCGCCCTTCGGCAATTCGGGCTATAACCCGGAAGGCGTGCGGATCGGCGGGGAAAGCCGGCACAAGCGCGCGATCAAGGTGTGGGACAAGCGCGAGTTCCGCAATCTCGACAACACGAAGGAACTGGGCACCCGCAATATCAAGATGGCGCTGCGCCGCCTGCGCCGCTTCGCGCGCGAGGGTGCGGCGGACGAGCTGGACCTGGATGCCACGATCGAGGGGACGGCCAAGCAGGGCTGGCTCGACATCCACATGCGGCCCGAACGGCACAATGCGGTCAAGCTGCTGCTGTTTCTCGACGTGGGCGGTTCGATGGACCCGTTCATCAAGCTGTGCGAGGAGCTGTTCAGCGCTGCGACGAGCGAGTTCAAGAACCTCGAATTCTTCTATTTCCACAATTGCCTTTACGAAGGGGTGTGGAAGGACAACCGCAGGCGCTGGCAGGAACGCACGAAAACCTGGGACGTGCTCCACAAGTACGGTCACGACTACAAGGTCATCTTCGTCGGCGATGCGGCGATGAGCCCGTACGAGATCACCCATCCGGGCGGCAGTGTCGAGCATATGAACGAGGAAGCCGGCGCCACCTGGATGCAGCGGGTCACCAACACCTACCCTGCCACGGTATGGCTCAACCCCGTGCCGGAGAAGCAGTGGAGCTATTCGCAGTCCACGAAGCTCATCAGGCAGCTGGTCAACGATCGCATGTATCCCCTCACGCTCGACGGTCTCGACGACGCCATGCGCGAATTGAGCCGCAAGCAAGGATGA
- a CDS encoding MoxR family ATPase, with the protein MTQRFEGTSSYIATDDLKVAVDAAVTLRRPLLVKGEPGTGKTVLAHEIAKAIDAPLIEWNVKSTTKAHQGLYEYDAVARLRDGQLGDERVHDIRNYIKRGKLWEAFTSPELPVLLIDEIDKADIEFPNDLLQELDRMSFDVYETQERIEAKERPIVVITSNNEKELPDAFLRRCFFHYIKFPDRDTMREIIEVHYPGIQKALVTKAMEVFYEIRDVPGLKKKPSTSELLDWLKLLLNEDMPLEVLQDANPNSAIPPLHGALLKNEQDVMLFERLAFMARRQQ; encoded by the coding sequence ATGACCCAGCGCTTCGAAGGTACCAGTTCGTATATCGCCACCGATGATCTCAAGGTCGCGGTCGATGCCGCGGTTACTTTGCGCCGCCCTTTGCTGGTCAAGGGCGAGCCGGGAACCGGCAAGACCGTGCTCGCCCACGAAATCGCCAAGGCGATCGACGCGCCGCTGATCGAATGGAACGTGAAGTCCACCACCAAGGCGCACCAGGGCCTTTACGAATACGATGCGGTTGCCCGGCTGCGCGATGGCCAGCTCGGCGACGAGCGGGTTCACGATATCCGCAACTACATCAAGCGCGGCAAGCTGTGGGAGGCGTTCACCAGCCCGGAACTGCCCGTTCTGCTGATCGACGAGATCGACAAGGCGGACATCGAGTTTCCCAACGACCTGCTCCAGGAACTCGACCGGATGAGTTTCGACGTTTACGAAACGCAGGAACGGATCGAGGCGAAGGAACGCCCGATCGTCGTCATCACCTCGAACAACGAGAAGGAGCTGCCCGACGCGTTCCTACGCCGCTGCTTCTTCCACTACATCAAGTTCCCCGACCGCGACACGATGCGCGAGATCATCGAGGTTCACTATCCGGGTATCCAGAAGGCCCTCGTGACCAAGGCGATGGAGGTCTTCTACGAGATCCGCGACGTGCCCGGGTTGAAGAAGAAGCCTTCGACGAGCGAGCTGCTCGACTGGCTCAAGCTGCTGCTGAACGAGGACATGCCGCTGGAGGTCTTGCAGGATGCGAACCCCAACAGCGCCATCCCGCCGCTCCACGGCGCGCTGCTGAAGAACGAGCAGGACGTGATGCTGTTCGAGCGCCTCGCCTTCATGGCGCGGCGCCAGCAATAG
- a CDS encoding MFS transporter produces the protein MAATAAADGTTQRSVRATLWILLIVYIFNFIDRQIVNILAEPIALDLGLSDTQIGLMTGLAFALFYTALGLPIARYADRPTTNRPRLIAIALATWSAMTALCGLAQNFGQLLLARIGVGVGEAGCTPPAHSLISDIVPPERRSSALAFYALGIPVGTLLGMMIGGFLADWVGWRRAFLIVGLPGIALALVVHFVLRDPRTRLAGAAHTQSAPEPDISLWKAVRSVMGSRAFVLLLAAGSTASFLAYGKVTWTTIFFQRTHELTPGEVGFWFGVVNGAAGIFGTWLGGWVADRFGATRRRHVLSAPAIGMAIAAPVAFLAYQTTSWQIALALLIIPTVCNSLYYGPTYSAAQGLVPLRARAIAAALVLFFQNLIGLGLGPLFFGMLSDFLQPVAGEESVRYVLYGAAFLGLVPAFFFWRCSLRLDEELDRKG, from the coding sequence ATGGCAGCAACGGCGGCAGCAGACGGCACGACGCAGCGTTCGGTGCGCGCGACTCTGTGGATCCTGCTGATCGTCTATATCTTCAATTTCATCGATCGGCAGATCGTCAACATTCTGGCCGAGCCGATCGCCCTCGATCTCGGCCTCAGCGATACCCAGATCGGGTTGATGACGGGGCTGGCCTTCGCCCTGTTCTACACCGCGCTGGGGCTGCCGATCGCGCGCTATGCCGATCGCCCCACGACCAATCGCCCGCGGTTGATCGCCATCGCACTGGCAACATGGTCGGCGATGACGGCGCTTTGCGGGCTGGCGCAGAATTTCGGCCAGCTCCTGCTCGCGCGGATAGGGGTGGGTGTCGGCGAGGCGGGCTGCACGCCGCCGGCACACTCGCTGATCAGCGATATCGTGCCGCCCGAACGGCGCAGCTCCGCCTTGGCATTCTACGCTCTCGGTATTCCGGTCGGGACGCTCCTGGGCATGATGATCGGCGGATTCCTGGCCGACTGGGTCGGCTGGCGAAGAGCCTTTCTGATCGTGGGCCTTCCCGGGATCGCGCTGGCCCTGGTTGTCCACTTCGTCTTGCGCGACCCTCGCACGCGGCTCGCCGGCGCGGCCCACACGCAAAGCGCGCCGGAACCGGACATCTCGCTGTGGAAAGCGGTTCGCTCGGTAATGGGGTCGCGCGCTTTCGTTCTGCTGCTCGCCGCCGGTTCCACGGCGTCGTTCCTTGCTTACGGCAAGGTGACCTGGACGACGATCTTCTTCCAGCGCACGCACGAGTTGACGCCGGGCGAGGTGGGATTCTGGTTCGGTGTGGTGAACGGTGCCGCGGGCATCTTCGGCACCTGGCTGGGGGGCTGGGTGGCCGACCGCTTCGGGGCGACGCGGCGACGGCATGTCCTTTCCGCCCCTGCAATCGGCATGGCGATCGCCGCGCCTGTCGCTTTCCTCGCCTATCAGACGACGAGCTGGCAGATCGCGCTGGCCCTGCTGATCATCCCGACCGTGTGCAATTCGCTTTACTACGGCCCGACCTATTCGGCAGCGCAGGGCCTGGTTCCCCTGCGTGCGCGGGCAATAGCGGCCGCGCTCGTGCTGTTCTTCCAGAACCTGATCGGCCTCGGGCTGGGGCCGCTGTTCTTCGGAATGCTGTCGGACTTCCTGCAGCCAGTCGCCGGCGAGGAAAGCGTCCGCTATGTTCTTTACGGAGCCGCCTTCCTGGGCCTCGTGCCCGCGTTCTTCTTCTGGCGATGCAGTCTGCGGCTCGACGAGGAACTCGACCGCAAGGGTTAG
- a CDS encoding metallopeptidase family protein codes for MMDRNPQPPDAAEMERMAHAVVAGLPEAFREPLRAVVVRIEEFATREQLDSVGIRSKWDLTGLYEGRPLDEQSIWDPGDLPPVISLFRQPLVREWRETGVDFGDLVRHVVIHEAGHHFGFSDEEMHWLEESVEDVGAVEDGGGSPAP; via the coding sequence ATGATGGATCGTAATCCCCAACCTCCCGACGCCGCGGAAATGGAGCGCATGGCGCATGCCGTTGTCGCGGGACTGCCCGAGGCGTTTCGTGAACCGTTGCGCGCCGTCGTCGTGCGGATCGAGGAATTCGCCACGCGCGAGCAGCTCGATTCGGTCGGTATTCGCAGCAAGTGGGACCTGACCGGCCTCTATGAAGGGCGTCCGCTCGACGAACAGTCGATCTGGGACCCGGGCGACTTGCCGCCCGTGATCAGCCTGTTCCGTCAGCCGCTGGTGCGCGAGTGGCGCGAAACAGGCGTCGATTTCGGCGATCTGGTACGCCACGTCGTGATCCACGAAGCGGGGCATCACTTCGGCTTCTCCGACGAGGAGATGCACTGGCTGGAGGAAAGCGTGGAGGATGTCGGGGCCGTCGAGGATGGCGGAGGTTCCCCGGCGCCCTAG
- a CDS encoding DUF1343 domain-containing protein → MKFGIDRLLADRELRKPLDGKRVALVAHPASVTADLTHSLDALVAAGIDIASAFGPQHGLKGDKQDNMVETADDIDPRLGIPVFSLYGEVRRPTEEMMASADLFLFDLQDLGCRIYTFVTTLLYLLDEAARHKKSVWVLDRPNPAGRPIEGLSLLPGQESFVGAAPMPMRHGLTMGEMGHWFVEHFGLDVDYRVIAMEGWQPDGPGHGWPDDRIWINPSPNAANVNMARAYAGTVMLEGTTLSEGRGTTRPLEVLFGAPDLDAAAVRAEMERLAPEWPAGCALRECWFEPTFHKHAGKLCNALMIHAEGPFYAHDTFRPWRLQSLAFKAIRRLHPDYPLWRDFAYEYELDRLAIDVINGGPTLRTWVDDPDAEPADLDQLAARDERQWREKIAPYLRY, encoded by the coding sequence ATGAAATTCGGCATCGACCGGCTGCTCGCCGACCGCGAACTGAGAAAACCGCTCGATGGCAAGCGGGTCGCCCTTGTCGCCCATCCGGCGTCGGTCACGGCCGATCTGACGCACAGCCTGGATGCGCTGGTCGCAGCGGGGATCGACATTGCCAGTGCCTTCGGTCCGCAACACGGATTGAAGGGCGACAAGCAGGACAACATGGTCGAAACGGCCGACGATATCGATCCGCGCCTGGGCATCCCGGTTTTCAGCCTCTACGGCGAGGTCCGCCGCCCCACCGAAGAGATGATGGCCAGTGCCGACTTGTTCCTGTTCGACCTGCAGGACCTCGGTTGCCGGATCTACACGTTCGTGACGACGCTCCTCTACCTGCTCGACGAGGCTGCGCGGCACAAGAAGAGCGTCTGGGTGCTCGACCGCCCGAATCCGGCCGGTCGCCCGATCGAGGGACTGTCTCTGCTGCCGGGGCAGGAAAGCTTCGTCGGCGCCGCGCCCATGCCGATGCGGCACGGCCTGACGATGGGCGAGATGGGGCACTGGTTCGTCGAGCACTTCGGGCTGGATGTCGATTATCGCGTGATCGCGATGGAGGGTTGGCAGCCGGATGGCCCTGGGCACGGGTGGCCCGATGACCGGATCTGGATCAATCCCAGCCCCAACGCCGCCAATGTCAACATGGCCCGCGCCTATGCCGGGACGGTCATGCTGGAAGGGACGACGCTCAGCGAAGGGCGGGGCACGACCCGTCCGCTGGAGGTTCTCTTCGGCGCCCCCGATCTCGACGCTGCCGCCGTTCGGGCCGAGATGGAGCGGCTCGCCCCCGAATGGCCGGCCGGCTGCGCCCTGCGCGAATGCTGGTTCGAGCCGACGTTCCACAAACACGCCGGCAAGCTGTGCAACGCGCTGATGATCCATGCGGAGGGGCCGTTCTATGCGCACGACACGTTTCGCCCGTGGCGGCTTCAGTCGCTCGCCTTCAAGGCGATCCGCCGGCTTCACCCCGATTATCCTTTGTGGCGCGATTTCGCATACGAGTACGAACTCGACCGCCTGGCGATCGACGTCATCAACGGCGGCCCTACGCTGCGCACCTGGGTCGATGATCCCGATGCCGAACCAGCCGATCTCGACCAGTTGGCCGCCAGGGACGAACGTCAATGGCGAGAAAAGATCGCACCGTATCTTCGATACTAG
- a CDS encoding DOMON-like domain-containing protein, whose translation MQTHELTAHRDHPPLEVKRVEARVLNSDSDWLRLRWRIEGIGKLVVPPFAGRGRADELWRTTCFELFLKPDRGSAYCEINLSPSERWAAYDFSAYRDGMTERAFPREPECTLRLGTAMAIFDATLPRGGLPTGDCAAALCAVIEEEGGARSYWAIAHPDHGPNFHHEACFAARLAAPAGA comes from the coding sequence TTGCAAACGCATGAACTGACCGCCCATCGGGACCATCCGCCGCTCGAGGTGAAACGTGTCGAAGCCCGGGTGTTGAATTCGGACAGCGACTGGCTGCGGCTGCGCTGGCGGATCGAAGGCATCGGCAAGCTCGTCGTGCCCCCGTTCGCCGGCCGCGGCCGCGCCGACGAGCTGTGGCGCACGACCTGCTTCGAACTCTTTCTGAAGCCCGACCGGGGAAGCGCCTATTGCGAGATCAACCTTTCCCCATCCGAGCGCTGGGCGGCATATGACTTCTCCGCCTATCGGGACGGGATGACCGAACGGGCATTCCCGCGCGAGCCCGAATGCACGCTCCGGCTGGGAACCGCCATGGCCATCTTCGATGCCACGCTGCCGCGCGGCGGATTGCCCACGGGCGACTGCGCGGCAGCACTTTGCGCAGTGATCGAGGAGGAGGGCGGAGCCAGGAGTTACTGGGCCATCGCCCATCCCGATCATGGGCCCAATTTTCATCACGAGGCTTGCTTCGCGGCACGGCTTGCGGCACCCGCCGGCGCATGA
- a CDS encoding hemerythrin domain-containing protein, translating to MAAEAIFARLKQDHDRHRKLLDQLLETEGESEQRKQLFTELTKELKSHAAAEEQALYSTMLRKPETTDETRHSVAEHHEIDEMLNDLAATDMSSSAWLTKFKTLDHRYRHHIDEEEEDHFPDFEGYLTDEDEEHMESVFERRKREEKADAEVTPEKMEDAKE from the coding sequence ATGGCCGCCGAAGCGATTTTCGCGCGACTTAAACAGGATCACGACAGACACCGCAAACTGTTGGACCAGCTGCTCGAAACCGAAGGCGAGAGCGAGCAGCGCAAACAGCTATTCACCGAACTCACCAAAGAGCTGAAAAGCCACGCCGCGGCCGAGGAGCAGGCGCTCTATTCCACCATGTTGCGCAAGCCCGAAACGACCGACGAAACCCGGCATTCGGTGGCCGAGCATCACGAGATCGACGAAATGCTGAACGATCTGGCCGCGACCGACATGTCGTCGAGCGCGTGGCTGACCAAGTTCAAAACGCTCGATCATCGCTATCGCCACCACATCGACGAGGAAGAGGAAGATCACTTTCCCGATTTCGAAGGTTATCTTACAGACGAGGATGAGGAGCACATGGAATCGGTGTTCGAACGTCGCAAGCGCGAGGAGAAAGCGGATGCCGAAGTCACGCCCGAAAAAATGGAAGACGCCAAGGAATAA
- a CDS encoding DUF817 domain-containing protein → MAAERRLHTRFAAVRHRLETFDPGDGWRLALYEFVLFGFKQAWACLFGALMLALLLATHVLYPADAPLARYDFLTLAAIAIQVGMLGLRLETWREAKVILIFHLVGTVMELFKTAAGSWVYPEPSLLRVGEVPLFSGFMYAAVGSYIARVWRIFDFRYSHYPPQWATWLLAAAIYVNFFAHHWTVDIRWLLFAATAGLFWRTRIHFRNWREHRWMPLLLGFGLVALFIWFAENIGTFARAWSYPGQETGWEMVGLAKLGSWYLLMLISFVLVGLVQPIRPLNRCR, encoded by the coding sequence ATGGCGGCTGAACGTCGGCTCCACACACGCTTCGCGGCGGTGCGGCACCGGCTCGAGACGTTCGATCCGGGGGACGGCTGGCGGCTCGCGCTCTACGAATTCGTTCTTTTCGGTTTCAAGCAGGCTTGGGCCTGTCTGTTCGGGGCACTGATGCTGGCGCTGCTGCTGGCAACGCACGTTCTCTATCCTGCAGACGCCCCGCTCGCCCGATACGACTTCCTCACACTGGCGGCGATCGCAATCCAGGTGGGGATGCTGGGGCTACGACTCGAAACCTGGCGCGAAGCGAAAGTAATCCTGATCTTTCACCTCGTGGGCACCGTGATGGAACTGTTCAAGACAGCCGCGGGCTCCTGGGTCTATCCCGAACCCAGCCTGCTGAGGGTCGGCGAGGTTCCGCTGTTTTCCGGCTTCATGTACGCTGCGGTGGGCAGCTATATCGCCCGGGTCTGGCGGATCTTCGATTTCCGTTACAGCCACTATCCGCCGCAATGGGCCACATGGCTGCTCGCCGCCGCCATCTACGTCAATTTCTTTGCGCACCACTGGACCGTCGACATCCGCTGGCTACTGTTCGCGGCGACGGCCGGGCTGTTCTGGCGCACGCGCATCCACTTTCGCAACTGGCGCGAACATCGCTGGATGCCCCTCCTCCTCGGCTTCGGCTTGGTCGCGTTGTTCATCTGGTTCGCCGAGAATATCGGCACTTTCGCCCGGGCCTGGTCCTATCCCGGACAGGAAACCGGCTGGGAAATGGTCGGCCTCGCCAAGCTGGGAAGCTGGTACCTGCTGATGCTGATCAGCTTCGTCCTCGTCGGTCTGGTACAGCCGATCCGACCGCTCAACCGCTGTCGCTAA
- a CDS encoding methyl-accepting chemotaxis protein, protein MEHFRFDADDRDPIERIPESCGEVTVGCTDVAGIVAAVIKSSETLRAEHTALRGTVEELEADQRKVSQASDEARMLSERAIDRLGQGTELIQSSLGQITDLLELVATLTQHVTGFAAAMDQVRRCSQDIEQIAETTNILALNATIEAMRAGDAGRTFAVVANEVKSLAGDTRRATEEIARTVDTLGEEASSVIAQIESGAEASKEAKASVFQIEQTIHGVAELVEEVDRQNDEIARATGTISGHVGRVQHVLDNFDAAAIENESKLQSVHGRMGELEMTSSDMFDSIVKAGLSPHDSAMVEQARQSAREVERLAEEAVERGELTAEQLFDQNYVRIEGSNPPRYRTALMDWAHANWRHLLDRVEGSNPAIMGTACTDMNGYLPTHLTKHSQEPTGDLAHDTHSCRNGRIILDPIDRKAKHSGAPYMMAVYRQEGDGKTYRVVRNVYVPIYIAGRRWGDFELAYSFD, encoded by the coding sequence ATGGAACACTTCAGGTTCGATGCGGACGACAGGGACCCCATCGAACGCATCCCGGAAAGCTGCGGCGAGGTTACCGTCGGTTGCACCGATGTTGCCGGCATCGTCGCCGCGGTCATCAAGTCGTCCGAAACCCTTCGCGCCGAACACACCGCGCTGCGTGGAACGGTGGAGGAACTCGAAGCCGATCAGCGCAAGGTTTCGCAGGCGAGCGACGAAGCTCGCATGCTCTCGGAACGGGCGATCGACCGCCTGGGGCAGGGGACGGAACTGATACAGTCCTCGCTAGGTCAGATAACCGACCTGCTCGAACTGGTTGCCACGCTGACGCAGCATGTCACCGGATTCGCGGCGGCGATGGACCAGGTGCGCCGTTGTTCGCAGGATATCGAACAGATCGCGGAAACGACCAACATCCTGGCGCTCAACGCCACGATCGAGGCGATGCGCGCGGGCGATGCGGGGCGGACGTTCGCAGTCGTGGCGAACGAGGTGAAGAGCCTTGCCGGCGACACCCGGCGCGCGACGGAAGAAATCGCGCGCACTGTCGATACGCTGGGTGAAGAGGCAAGTTCGGTGATCGCGCAGATCGAGAGCGGCGCCGAGGCGAGCAAGGAAGCGAAAGCCTCGGTATTCCAGATCGAGCAGACCATCCACGGCGTTGCCGAACTGGTCGAGGAAGTCGACCGGCAGAACGACGAAATCGCCCGGGCGACCGGCACCATCAGCGGCCATGTCGGGCGCGTTCAGCATGTGCTCGACAATTTCGACGCCGCCGCGATCGAGAACGAGAGCAAGCTGCAAAGCGTCCATGGCCGGATGGGTGAACTGGAAATGACCTCGAGCGACATGTTCGATTCGATCGTCAAGGCCGGCCTATCGCCGCACGACAGCGCGATGGTCGAGCAAGCCCGGCAAAGCGCCCGCGAGGTCGAGCGCCTTGCCGAAGAGGCGGTGGAGCGCGGCGAACTGACTGCGGAGCAGCTGTTCGATCAGAACTATGTCAGGATCGAAGGCAGCAATCCGCCGCGCTATCGCACTGCGCTGATGGATTGGGCGCATGCAAACTGGCGCCATCTTCTCGACCGGGTGGAAGGCAGCAATCCGGCGATAATGGGCACCGCCTGCACTGATATGAACGGGTATTTGCCGACGCACCTGACAAAGCATTCGCAAGAACCCACCGGCGATCTCGCGCACGATACCCATTCATGCCGAAACGGCCGGATCATCCTCGACCCGATCGACCGCAAGGCCAAGCACAGCGGCGCCCCTTACATGATGGCCGTCTATCGCCAGGAAGGCGACGGCAAGACTTATCGCGTGGTGCGCAACGTCTACGTCCCGATCTATATCGCCGGGCGTCGCTGGGGCGATTTCGAGCTGGCCTACAGCTTCGATTGA